From a single Raphanus sativus cultivar WK10039 chromosome 3, ASM80110v3, whole genome shotgun sequence genomic region:
- the LOC108835515 gene encoding xyloglucan endotransglucosylase/hydrolase protein 9, translating to MMGMSLFMCMMIMVCVISCGEAAPGAKFEDLYRSSWAMDHCVNDGEVTKLKLDNFSGAGFESRNKYLFGKVSIQIKLVEGDSAGTVTAFYMSSEGSNHNEFDFEFLGNTTGEPYIVQTNVYVNGVGNREQRLNLWFDPTTEFHTYSILWSKRSVVFMVDETPIRVHKNLEDKGIPFAKDQAMGVYSSIWNADDWATQGGLVKTDWTHAPFIASYKDFKIDACEVPTTTDLSKCSGEDQRFWWDEPTVSELSLHQNHQLIWVRANHMIYDYCYDAARFPVTPLECQHHRHL from the exons atgatgggTATGAGTTTGTTCATGTGTATGATGATTATGGTGTGTGTGATTTCTTGTGGTGAAGCAGCTCCAGGAGCTAAGTTCGAGGATCTTTACCGTTCAAGCTGGGCTATGGATCATTGTGTCAACGACGGAGAAGTCACAAAACTCAAGCTTGACAATTTCTCTG GAGCTGGGTTCGAGTCGAGAAACAAGTACTTATTCGGTAAAGTCTCTATTCAGATTAAGCTCGTGGAAGGTGATTCAGCAGGAACCGTCACTGCTTTCTAT ATGTCTTCAGAAGGTTCGAACCACAACGAGTTTGATTTCGAGTTCCTAGGCAACACAACCGGCGAGCCTTACATAGTCCAAACAAACGTCTATGTGAACGGAGTTGGAAACAGAGAGCAAAGACTCAACCTTTGGTTCGATCCCACCACTGAGTTCCACACTTACTCTATCCTCTGGAGTAAACGCAGTGTTGT GTTTATGGTGGATGAGACTCCTATTCGTGTCCACAAGAACCTTGAAGATAAAGGCATCCCATTTGCTAAAGATCAAGCGATGGGAGTGTACAGCTCCATTTGGAATGCAGATGATTGGGCTACACAAGGAGGTCTTGTGAAAACTGATTGGACTCACGCTCCTTTCATTGCTTCTTACAAAGATTTCAAGATTGATGCTTGTGAGGTTCCGACAACAACTGACCTAAGCAAGTGTAGTGGAGAAGATCAGAGATTCTGGTGGGATGAGCCGACTGTGTCTGAGCTTAGCCTTCATCAGAATCATCAGCTTATTTGGGTTCGAGCTAACCATATGATCTATGACTATTGCTATGATGCTGCGAGGTTTCCTGTTACTCCTCTTGAGTGCCAACACCATCGCCATTTGTAG
- the LOC108837303 gene encoding zinc finger BED domain-containing protein RICESLEEPER 2-like: MDPKFKYLETCDFETQRLLGVLDAADESHETEMGCSDGKKQQRRRLIEVLDDDIDEVDSDVEETPPPIKHTQPSKQFAFGSGSLSNISGSTSKASQGKPKPVSAVIRGGRRCSKRPPKSGGKKVSEADSMQPQKKKKRDEEEINVDAVSAEDDEDDDRKSRQMSDVWVDFCVIRKPNGQEKAKCNHCKNEYAWSSHGHGTTSLKRHRDVCKMYTRLNGKMNVNAEGRLQPRKYDHLVFRQLVAKTIVQHDLPYSYVEYEKVRDTWRYLNADVKTISRNTAKKDVFRLYESERDTLKRELAGLPGRVSLTSDLWTALTHEGYMCVTAHYIDRNWKLNSKILTFCALSPPHTGMNVAMQLLESLKEWGIEKKVFSITLDNATSNDSMQDIVKSQLMLSNDLLCGGEFFHVRCATHILNLIVQDGLKVIVGSVHKVRESIKYVSASKSREELFEKCVVAAGVKEKAGLILDVQTRWNSTFYMLDRAVKYRKAFVKLEAFDRRGYKMAPTAEEWTRAENICRFLRPFALITSYMSGSTYPTSNLYFYQVWLIHDWLRINEESEDEIVREMVPPMKEKFDKYWEEVSCLFAMAVVFDPRFKLTIVDCCLGKLDMSTRDAKLRNLRDKLSTLFESYDKKSKTYSPSTEPREMVPQNVCAEESMGMFENYDDFFAFRKVSGVVSGKTPLEAYLDEPPLEFHNFKSLDILSWWKDNTHRYGDLSAMACDLLSIPITTVASESSFSIGSRVLNKYRSRLLPQNVQALICTRNWLKGYASYAHDEIDGEEEKLPSFESIVNDKNEDGREGEEA, encoded by the exons ATGGATCCTAAATTCAAGTACTTGGAAACCTGTGACTTTGAAACTCAACGCCTGTTAGGAGTCCTTGATGCTGCTGATGAGAGTCATGAAACTGAGATGGGTTGTTCTGATGGAAAGAAGCAACAAAGAAGACGACTGATTGAGGTACTCGATGATGACATTGATGAGGTTGATAGTGATGTTGAGGAGACTCCTCCTCCAATCAAACACACTCAGCCTAGCAAACAATTTGCTTTTGGATCAGGGAGTCTTTCAAACATATCCGGATCCACTTCAAAGGCGAGTCAAGGGAAACCAAAACCGGTTTCTGCTGTAATACGTGGAGGGAGGAGGTGTTCCAAGCGGCCTCCAAAAAGTGGGGGAAAAAAGGTTTCCGAGGCAGACTCGATGCAGccacaaaagaagaagaaaagagatgaagaagagatTAACGTGGATGCTGTTTCTGCCGAGGACGATGAGGATGATGATAGGAAGAGTAGGCAAATGTCTGATGTTTGGGTGGATTTTTGTGTGATTCGAAAGCCCAATGGGCAGGAGAAAGCTAAGTGCAATCATTGCAAGAATGAGTATGCTTGGAGCTCTCACGGGCATGGAACTACGTCGTTGAAAAGACATCGTGACGTTTGCAAAATGTATACAAGGTTGAATGGGAAGATGAATGTCAATGCTGAAGGCAGATTACAGCCTCGCAAATACGACCATCTTGTGTTTAGGCAGCTGGTAGCTAAGACAATAGTCCAGCATGATCTCCCATATTCGTATGTGGAGTACGAAAAAGTGAGAGACACTTGGAGATATTTGAATGCTGATGTCAAAACCATTTCTCGAAACACGGCGAAAAAAGATGTGTTCCGGTTGTATGAAAGCGAGAGAGATACACTGAAGAGAGAACTGGCGGGTCTTCCTGGAAGAGTTTCCTTGACGTCTGATTTGTGGACAGCGCTAACACATGAGGGCTATATGTGTGTGACGGCTCACTACATTGATCGAAACTGGAAGTTGAACAGCAAGATCTTGACCTTTTGTGCTTTGTCACCACCACATACAGGTATGAATGTCGCGATGCAGCTCCTTGAATCACTGAAAGAGTGGGGAATAGAAAAAAAGGTGTTCTCTATCACATTAGATAATGCTACAAGCAATGACTCGATGCAAGATATTGTGAAATCGCAGTTGATGTTGAGCAATGACTTGTTGTGTGGCGGAGAGTTTTTCCATGTCAGATGTGCAACTCACATACTTAACCTCATAGTGCAAGATGGTTTGAAGGTTATTGTAGGTTCTGTGCACAAAGTAAGAGAGAGTATTAAGTATGTATCAGCATCGAAATCGCGTGAAGAATTGTTCGAAAAATGTGTGGTTGCTGCTGGTGTAAAGGAAAAGGCGGGTCTGATACTGGATGTGCAGACAAGATGGAATTCGACTTTCTATATGCTTGATAGAGCCGTCAAGTACCGTAAAGCATTTGTTAAGTTGGAGGCATTTGATAGAAGAGGTTATAAAATGGCGCCCACAGCTGAGGAATGGACTAGAGCTGAGAATATCTGCCGTTTTTTGCGACCTTTCGCTCTGATTACAAGTTATATGTCTGGTTCTACTTACCCGACTTCTAACTTGTATTTCTATCAGGTTTGGTTGATCCATGATTGGCTTCGAATTAATGAAGAAAGCGAAGATGAGATTGTTAGAGAGATGGTGCCACCGATGAAGGAGAAGTTTGATAAATATTGGGAAGAAGTCAGTTGTCTTTTTGCAATGGCAGTTGTCTTTGATCCACGTTTTAAGCTTACTATTGTGGATTGTTGTTTAGGGAAGCTTGACATGAGTACACGAGATGCAAAGTTGAGAAACTTGCGTGATAAGCTCAGTACTTTGTTTGAGTCTTACGACAAAAAATCCAAGACTTACTCGCCTTCTACAGAGCCACGTGAGATGGTTCCACAAAACGTTTGTGCTGAAGAGTCAATGGGAATGTTTGAGAACTACGAT GATTTCTTTGCTTTTCGCAAAGTCAGCGGCGTTGTGAGTGGAAAGACACCTCTAGAAGCTTATCTTGATGAACCACCTTTGGAATTTCATAATTTCAAGAGCTTGGACATTCTCAGTTGGTGGAAAGATAATACTCATAGGTATGGCGATTTGTCAGCAATGGCTTGTGACTTACTCAGTATTCCTATTACAACAGTAGCTTCAGAGTCTTCTTTTAGCATTGGATCGCGAGTACTTAATAAATACAGGAGCCGTTTACTCCCTCAGAATGTGCAAGCTTTGATATGTACTAGGAACTGGCTAAAGGGATATGCATCTTATGCACATg ATGAAATTGATGGTGAAGAAGAGAAGCTACCATCATTTGAATCCATTGTCAATGATAAAAATGAAGATGGAcgtgaaggagaagaagcttga